The Leptolyngbya sp. 'hensonii' sequence CTGTTCGGATTGTGGGCTCCCATACTGATATCAGCGATCGCAAACAGGCGGAGGAAAATCTGCGATCGGCCAAGCTCCTGGCTGATGCTGCGAATAAGGCCAAAAGCGAATTTCTGGCCAACATGAGCCATGAACTTCGAACCCCTTTGACGGCCATTCTGGGACTGGCCGAGGTACTCCTGGATGAAGGAGGCAAGACCCTGACCGAAAAGCAACAGATGTACCTGGCGACCATTTCCCAAAGTGGTCACCACCTTCTGGAATTGATCAATGATCTCCTTGATCTGGCCAAGATTGAGTCGGGCCGGATGGAGCTGAATTTGGCTATCACCGAAGTTCGGAGATTGTGTGACGCCAGTCTGGCCTTTGTGCGGGAACAGGCCAAACAGAAAGGAATTTACTTAAGTTTGCGGATCGCATCCGATGTGGACACCATCTGGGCAGATGAGCGGCGCATCCGACAGGTTCTGATTAATCTGCTGAGCAATGCGGTTAAGTTTACACCCGCTGAAGGGTCAGTCTGTTTAAGGGTGGAAGGGGATCCAAACCATGAAGTGGTGCATTTCAGAGTGGTGGACACTGGGATTGGTATCGCATCCGAGAGCATGCAGCGGTTATTTCAGCCATTCGTACAGTTGGAAAGCTCCTTTTCCCGTCGCTATGCTGGTACAGGGCTGGGATTGGCTCTGGTGCGTCGGGTCGTTGATCTCCACCAGGGCAGTATCTCTGTGGCAAGTGCCATGAACTGGGGGAGTCAGTTCACGGTTACCCTGCCCTGGACCAATGGGCAGAGCGAATTGCAGTCCGAGCCGGACCCGTTGCTGCACCCGTCCTGGCTCAATCTATCCTCGCTGAATCCCCAGTTCGCAACAGATGGGATAGACTCCTCGGGCTTTGGCCCGATTCTGCTGATTGAGGATAATGAGATCAATGGGGCCAGAATCCGGGCTGATCTGGAGCGCCACGGCTTTCAGGTCACGATCGCCTGCAATGGGCTGGAAGCCTTACAGATTACCCAGGTTCGGCAACCCGCATTGGTCCTGCTAGACATCCAAATTCCAGAAATGGATGGCCTGCAAATGATTCGATATTTGCGGGCAGGCGATCACCTACCCACCGTTCCCATCATTGCCATCACCTCTCTGATGCTTCCTGGGGACCGGGACCGGTATCTGGCCGCTGGCGTCAATGCGTACCTGGTGAAGCCCCTGCAGTTCAAGCATCTGCTACAGGCCATGGAGCCGTTTATTGGAGACGGGCATTCGTTTCCCGTAAACGCAAACTTAAGATCCGACACATTTGCAGAATAATTTCCGGACGCTGGCTGATCAGGCTATGGAAATGGGTTCTGCCCAGGGTGAGGAGGGTACAATCCGATCGGGCAACAGCAGTGGCCGATCGCGGTTCCTGATCAAACAGGGCCATATCTCCAAAATACTGACCTGGGCTCAAATGGGCCAATTCTCTCTGAGTCTGGTTCACCTGCTTGAGAATCGTCACCTGCCCCTGGTAAACAATGTGGAAATCGTCTCCCGGACTGCCCTCCTGAAAAATGATCTCTCCAGCCAGGAAGACCTGTTGTTTGAGGGCTTCATCAATCAACAGCAGATCATCCAGAGAAAGACTCTGGAACAAAGAAATTTGCTTCAGGAAAAGGATACGATTCACGACACAATCTCGCTTAAGTAGAATCCCCTGGGCTGGCAGGGCTATGCCGATTGCCGTTTCGCGAACCAGTGGGTCTGGGTCTTGCAGCAATTTCTGCCAGTGGTTGAGAAATGCTTCCATCATGACTGGAATTTCACTGTAACCTGCATCATCTATCCAGAAGCCATCCGGAAGCACCTGTTCCGCCAAAATCAGCAAGGCCCCTGTCCGAATCCAGCGTTCCCGAAAAGGGGTGACGCGCTCACCTGGTCCGGTGCAGTGGAATTCTGTCGCAGTCAGAATCTCCTCGACAACCCCGTAGGGTACTGCCCCAAGTTGTGCCGCCGTTTGCTTCTGTGGGGGGGGGCTAACCAGGTATTCCAGAAGCGGCAGCAGGGGTTGGATAAATCGCCGCCGCTCGATCGAAGCCAGGGTTTCAACCGCATTGGCGCGGCGGCGGGCATCGGTTGAGGTCAGCAATTGGCGCGCAGTATTGACCACCTGGTGATATCCCAGGGCACTCAGAACGTGCAAAACCAGCAACAATAACTGCTGATGTAAATCCCGCAGCGCAATATCCAGCATTTGCCAGCCCGGTTCAGTTTGGGGAATTTGGTGGTGCCAGCGGAGGGTGAGGGAGATGCGATCGTACACCGGCTGCAGATACTGGTATAGAATCTCCTCCGAACGACGGGTCTGGATCAAGCCAATTGCGCCGATGGCGGCCTCCATCACCTCCACCCGATCGGCGGATAAATATTTCCCCACCAAAGGTAATGCCAGATCCCGATAGGCCGCAACTGCCTGCATCGCCTGCTGACGAACGGGAGTGGCCCGGTCCTCCAGGGCCTCAACCACCTCAGGCAGCAGATCTCCATTGCAAATCACCCCGGCCAATTGCAGGGCTGCAGCTCGAACCTGGGCATCGGGATGGTGCAATTCTGTGGACACCAGGTCGAAGAGAAAATCATCCCCAGACCCCGTCAGGATGGCCAGGGTTTCCAATCCTTCCCGTTTTACGATCGGCGGGGCTTTGGCCAGAAGATTCAGCACCATTGGGATCAACCGTCGATCCCCTGTATTTTTAACCACCCGCAAGATTGCCTGTTGGGCCGCTGGCTCCATCCGGTCCTGACGCAGGACATCATAGGTTTGTTGCACTTCATCTTGCAGTCGCTCTACCTGCTCAACGGCCACACAGGCCAGCGCCCGTACACCGGGGTCTGGGTCCTGTAGGAAGAATTGCAACTGCACATTCGAGAGGGGCTGACCAGCAATGATCAGGGATTCCAGCACGATCGCCCGCACTGCCGGACTCTCAGCGATAAGCTGAGTCCGCAAATACCGATTGACATTAGGATGGTGGCAACTGCTGAGAAATTTGACCACCGCCTGCCAGACGATCGGTTCTCCATGGACCAGCAGTTCCTGTACCTCATCCAGAAATTGGCTGGGGTCTTCCATGCGCACTGCTAATTCCAGGCCCAACATCTGAGCATCAGCATCTGGGTGGTTCAGCAACTCGCGAATCTCTAGCGCATAACTCCCAGGCAGACGGCGTAGGCTATCTCCGACATCATCCAGAGTCACGGATCCAGACCGCAACAGGGCCAGCATCGATTTCAGATAACTACGCCCAGTCAGATACCCAATCCCCAACAGGATCAAACTCAGGAGAATGCCAGTCAGGGTGAGCTGGAAAGAGGTGAGGGTATCCTGTTGAATCAACAGGAGCACCCCCGTAATAGCCTGACTGGCGGGATAAAACAACCCATCAATGATGACCCGGACTCGGCCAATAAATCGATGGGGGATGGCATTGTAGTTCAGGTTCTGAACTGGCAGGGCAATGCTGCTGCTGAGGGGGTCATAGTTGATATTGGCGATCACTGCTGCTGGAACCTGAAACCCCATCGCCAGACTGATAAATCCCATCAGGGTTGTGATCGGATACAGCAGGTTCATCCGATTGACCCCCCACCGATGAATTAACGGTCGGGTGATGAAATAACTGGTTCCCAATTCAATCAGGCTGAACCAGGCACTGAGTACGCCCAGAAAGCCGGTCAGGTCCTCTTCATCTGGAAAAGCTGTGGAGTAGATATGCAGGAATTGTAATTCACTCAGTTGCCAGAGCCAGACGCCGACAAAAGTCCCGATCGCCAGCAGGAGGACGATCGGGTATCGCAGCAGCACCTTGGGAAAGGTCTTCAAACTCTCCAGGAAGGTGTCCGAACTCTCTTGCAATTCATGGCGATCAAGCTGCCGAACATGGCGTTCCAGATAGCGTAACTGGAACCCGGCGACCACATAGACGATCGGGAGAAGGAGGAGCAGATTCTGTGTCGTTGTATATTCAGAGAGAAACCGCACTAAAATGCCACCCAGTAACCCGCCGCTGGTCATGGCCATGGTCAGGAAAGGAGCATAACGCTTCAGTTCCAGAGAGGTAAAGTAATCAGAAAGTAGGGTCCAGAGAAGGATTCCGAAGAGCAGTTCCAGAAAATTGGTACTGATGCTGATCCCGTAGTAGATCGGGGGCGTGTCCAGGGTTACCAGGAACCGCAGGAACAGCATTGTGATCAGGGACCCCCACAGCAGGCCTTGCAGCAGCAGGGGGCGGGACAGGCGATCGATGACTTGGGAGAAAAAAATTGAAACGGGAACGGATAGAATTCCCAGCAGAATATAAAACCCAGGGAGCTCCCCTGGCCCAATCCGACTTAAGAACAGGGACGTAGAAGCTGCATAGGCAACAATGTTGCCTGCTGAAATCATTGCAGCCAAGAGCAAAAAATAGATGAGTTTGTGCCTCAGACGTCGAGGCAGGCGAGACTGTTGCTCCAGAAGGTAATTCAGCATTGGAATGCGTCAGGCAGAGAACGCACAAGCACCTGCCTATCGGATCTGCACAGTATCCGGTTTTTTACCTGTTACATTCTGAACAGGCTTCCATCAGGATATCTGACAGATCCCTGAGCATTGGAGTTCCTGAGAAGTCCCAATCTCCTATCCCCTGCAATTTCCAGCGCACCAGGGGCAAAGTCTAAAAGATCTTTGGCGGAAACCCGGCTTCTAGCCTGATGCCTGTTTCATTCAGCACCATGGATGACAAGAAACCGGGTTTCCGGCGCAAAAAATCCTGCTTGATACCTACAGCAGAAGTTGGCGTTATTGAGCCATGCGGGCCTGGGCCAGATCTCGGATCAGAGACAGCCTGGATTGGATGTAATGGCTGACGATGTCAGTTTCATGATGATTCAGCGATCGCTCCTGCCCCAACTGGCGTAGCAACCATTGCACCAGGCTGTTATCGTCCAGACTGAGAAGGACATGGGTCTGGGTTGCTTCGACCAGGGACCAGAGTTGCCGCAGCATTAAAGGAGTCATAAACCCTCTGTTTAAGGCTTTCTTTATATTCCACCTTAGCGTTATCCAGATTTATCAGATCTTGTTTCATACAAGTTGAAACAAGAGTTACAAAATGCTCACAAAGGGATTTATTTCTTGATTTGCTCCCATAATTGGGTCTTTTGATCCCAGGCTTGCCAGGGGGTGGCTCTGTACCCCTGGAGGATGGGGGTATGATTGTAAGCGGTGTCCCCATGGGGTTATGGACTATAGCCCTTCTGGCTCCGTCTTTGTTTCACCCATCACTCTATCTATCACCGAGAAATCAATGTGGGAAAGTGCTATCACAGCGTATTTACATTATTTGGGCTTCATGCTGGCGTTTGGGGCATTGGTGGTTGAAGGCCAAACCCTGAAGCAAAATCTCAGCCTGGAGGAAGCCTGGAGAGTAGTTACGGCAGATGCCGTCTACGGCTTATCCGCCACGATGGTCCTGATCACAGGTATTTTGCGCGTGCTTTATTTTGGTAAAGGAACGGAGTACTACCTCAGTAGTTCAGCTTTCTACATCAAAGTTGGGATCTTTGTGGTTGTGAGTTTGTTGTCTCTCTATCCCACCTTCTCTTTTGTCTCCTGGATCAGAGACCTACGCCATGGCCAGAGTCCCAGTCTGGAATTACCCCAAACCCAGCGGCTCTCCTGGATGATTAGAGGGGAACTGGTAGGATTGATCCTCATTCCCTTATTTGCAGCAGCCATGGCAAGGGGAATTCGTCTTTTTTAGTCAAACTTGCGCCTATGTTTTCCGCTGAAGATCTTCGTTCCCTGCTGGATGCTGTGGCAACTGGGCGGGTCAGTCCCGATACGGCGCTGGACCGCCTGAAACACTTTGATTTTGAGCCGGTGGATGATTTCGCCAAAGTGGATCATCATCGGGCCTTGCGGACCGGTTTTCCGGAAGTGATCTGGGGACCGGGCAAGACCTCCGAACAACTGGTCAAAATCTTTGGGGCCTTGCGGCAGCGGAATCCTGTAGTCATGGCCACTCGGATTGAACTATCGACCTACCACCAATTGCGCTGGCAAATTCCCGACCTGCAGTACTTTGATCTGGCCCAGATTTGCGCGATCGCACCCTTGAACCTAGAACCCCGCTATTCCGGCCTGATTACCCTGGTTTCAGCGGGCACTGCCGATATCCCGATCGCCGAAGAGGCTGCCGTCACAGCCCAACTCTCTGGCTTCCAGGTGAAGCGTCTCTGGGATGTGGGAGTCTCCGGGATTCATCGGTTATTAAGCAATCGGGATCTGCTCTCAGAAGCGGATGTGCTGATTGTGGTCGCCGGGATGGAAGGAGCCTTACCCAGCGTCGTGGCTGGTCTGGCGGCCTGCCCCGTGATTGCCGTCCCTACCAGTGTGGGCTACGGAGCCAGTCTGGGGGGCCTCGCTCCCCTCCTAACCATGCTCAACTCCTGTGCTGCTGGTGTGGGTGTCGTCAACATTGACAACGGATTTGGCGCTGGTATCCTGGCGGGCCAGATTCTGAGAACGGCTCAGCGGTTAAACACCCGATCGCACCCCTCGCACCCCTCCCCTCCGTAGCACCCAGGCAGAGCCTGAGCGCTACGGAGGCTCTAGCTTCGGGCCACCCCATCCTGGCGGGCCGCCCGCTGCACTGCTGCTGCGACAGAATGGGCCACCCGCTCATCGAAGACCGAGGGGATGATGTGTTCCGCATCCAGATCAGAGGGCTTGATCAGGGAAGCGATCGCGGCTGCCGCTTCCAGATACATGCTGGTGGTCAGAGTAGCCGCCCGACAATCCAGAGCCCCCCGGAAAATGCCAGGGAAGGCCAGCACATTGTTGATTTGGTTGGGGTAATCGCTGCGCCCTGTGGCCATAACCGCCACTTCCCCCTCCACCAGTTCCGGTTGAATTTCGGGGATGGGGTTAGCCATGGCAAAGACGATCGGATCCTTCGCCATAGACCGCACCATGTCCGGTGTCACCACCCGGGGCGCACTCACCCCCAGGAACACATCTGACCCCTGCATGGCATCTGCCAGGGTGCCCGTCTGCTCGACCGCAAATTCGCGTTTCTCACCCGTCAGGTCAGCCCGACTAGTGGAGAGTAAGCCTCTGGAGTCGCACATCAGAATGTGCTGGGCTCCAGCTTTTTGGAGCAGGCGAGCGATCGCAACCCCCGCAGCTCCTGCCCCATTAATCACAATCCGCACCTCTGAGAGGGGTTTGCGAACTAGTTTGAGGGCGTTGGTGAGGGCTGCCAGGGTGACGATCGCAGTTCCATGTTGATCATCGTGGAACACCGGGATATCTAGGGCCTGACGCAAGCGAGATTCGATCTCAAAACACCGAGGGGCAGCAATGTCCTCCAGGTTAATCCCACCAAAGACTGGGGCAATATTCTTGACCGTCTCCACAATGGCATCTGGGTCTTGGGTCGCCAGACAGATGGGGAAGGCATCTACCCCTGCAAACTCCTTAAACAGCATAGCTTTCCCTTCCATGACCGGCAGAGCTGCTGCTGGCCCCAAATTTCCCAATCCCAGAACCGCACTGCCATCGGTGACGATCGCCACCATATTCTGCTTGATGGTCAACTTGTGGACCTGTTCTGGATCCTCTGCGAT is a genomic window containing:
- a CDS encoding DUF2214 family protein, which codes for MWESAITAYLHYLGFMLAFGALVVEGQTLKQNLSLEEAWRVVTADAVYGLSATMVLITGILRVLYFGKGTEYYLSSSAFYIKVGIFVVVSLLSLYPTFSFVSWIRDLRHGQSPSLELPQTQRLSWMIRGELVGLILIPLFAAAMARGIRLF
- the larB gene encoding nickel pincer cofactor biosynthesis protein LarB; protein product: MFSAEDLRSLLDAVATGRVSPDTALDRLKHFDFEPVDDFAKVDHHRALRTGFPEVIWGPGKTSEQLVKIFGALRQRNPVVMATRIELSTYHQLRWQIPDLQYFDLAQICAIAPLNLEPRYSGLITLVSAGTADIPIAEEAAVTAQLSGFQVKRLWDVGVSGIHRLLSNRDLLSEADVLIVVAGMEGALPSVVAGLAACPVIAVPTSVGYGASLGGLAPLLTMLNSCAAGVGVVNIDNGFGAGILAGQILRTAQRLNTRSHPSHPSPP
- a CDS encoding cyclic nucleotide-binding domain-containing protein → MLNYLLEQQSRLPRRLRHKLIYFLLLAAMISAGNIVAYAASTSLFLSRIGPGELPGFYILLGILSVPVSIFFSQVIDRLSRPLLLQGLLWGSLITMLFLRFLVTLDTPPIYYGISISTNFLELLFGILLWTLLSDYFTSLELKRYAPFLTMAMTSGGLLGGILVRFLSEYTTTQNLLLLLPIVYVVAGFQLRYLERHVRQLDRHELQESSDTFLESLKTFPKVLLRYPIVLLLAIGTFVGVWLWQLSELQFLHIYSTAFPDEEDLTGFLGVLSAWFSLIELGTSYFITRPLIHRWGVNRMNLLYPITTLMGFISLAMGFQVPAAVIANINYDPLSSSIALPVQNLNYNAIPHRFIGRVRVIIDGLFYPASQAITGVLLLIQQDTLTSFQLTLTGILLSLILLGIGYLTGRSYLKSMLALLRSGSVTLDDVGDSLRRLPGSYALEIRELLNHPDADAQMLGLELAVRMEDPSQFLDEVQELLVHGEPIVWQAVVKFLSSCHHPNVNRYLRTQLIAESPAVRAIVLESLIIAGQPLSNVQLQFFLQDPDPGVRALACVAVEQVERLQDEVQQTYDVLRQDRMEPAAQQAILRVVKNTGDRRLIPMVLNLLAKAPPIVKREGLETLAILTGSGDDFLFDLVSTELHHPDAQVRAAALQLAGVICNGDLLPEVVEALEDRATPVRQQAMQAVAAYRDLALPLVGKYLSADRVEVMEAAIGAIGLIQTRRSEEILYQYLQPVYDRISLTLRWHHQIPQTEPGWQMLDIALRDLHQQLLLLVLHVLSALGYHQVVNTARQLLTSTDARRRANAVETLASIERRRFIQPLLPLLEYLVSPPPQKQTAAQLGAVPYGVVEEILTATEFHCTGPGERVTPFRERWIRTGALLILAEQVLPDGFWIDDAGYSEIPVMMEAFLNHWQKLLQDPDPLVRETAIGIALPAQGILLKRDCVVNRILFLKQISLFQSLSLDDLLLIDEALKQQVFLAGEIIFQEGSPGDDFHIVYQGQVTILKQVNQTQRELAHLSPGQYFGDMALFDQEPRSATAVARSDCTLLTLGRTHFHSLISQRPEIILQMCRILSLRLRETNARLQ
- a CDS encoding malic enzyme-like NAD(P)-binding protein, producing the protein MVDLTPNSSFSLTIRFQVPNRPGMLASVTQTIASLGGNLGQIDLIEQTRKISLRDITIDAASTEHAETLVQAVKTLPEIKVLNVYDRTFNLHRSGKISVESKLPLKSQADLAMAYTPGVGRICMAIAEDPEQVHKLTIKQNMVAIVTDGSAVLGLGNLGPAAALPVMEGKAMLFKEFAGVDAFPICLATQDPDAIVETVKNIAPVFGGINLEDIAAPRCFEIESRLRQALDIPVFHDDQHGTAIVTLAALTNALKLVRKPLSEVRIVINGAGAAGVAIARLLQKAGAQHILMCDSRGLLSTSRADLTGEKREFAVEQTGTLADAMQGSDVFLGVSAPRVVTPDMVRSMAKDPIVFAMANPIPEIQPELVEGEVAVMATGRSDYPNQINNVLAFPGIFRGALDCRAATLTTSMYLEAAAAIASLIKPSDLDAEHIIPSVFDERVAHSVAAAVQRAARQDGVARS